A stretch of the Sorangium aterium genome encodes the following:
- a CDS encoding endo-1,4-beta-xylanase, producing the protein MRFERWPLLATLALGACISAEPIDEDGYELDDLAEGITIDTAATYTITGVQSGKCVEVAGGSTADAAALQIASCNGSTRQQFRMESAGGGYYRIRNVNSNRCMDVAGASTSDGARIQQYSCWTGENQQWSFTDVSSGVVRLTARNSGKSLDVYGRGTADGTALVQWASNGGTNQQFRITPVGSGSSSSSGTGGSGGTGGSGGAGGSGGAGGGGGGGKFVGNITTGGQVRSDLSRYWNQISPENEGKWGSVEPTRDVMNWAGMDRVRDYARQKGIPYKGHTLIWGAQQPSWIGGLSQSEQRAEVEEWIQAFCQRYPDVAIIDVVNEPPPHTTPVYMNALGGAGSSGYDWIVQAFKWARQYCPNAKLLLNDYNNIEYSGDNQNTLNIVNRIRAAGAPIDGIGAQAHDAHKLNTSTVKGFLDKLAGTGLPVYITEYDINLANDTQQLNVMQSQFPMFYDHPSVKGITLWGYISGQTWVTNSGLMSSSGQMRPAMSWLMSYLGR; encoded by the coding sequence ATGCGATTTGAACGATGGCCCCTGCTAGCCACGCTCGCGCTCGGCGCCTGCATCTCCGCCGAGCCGATCGACGAAGACGGCTACGAGCTCGACGATCTCGCCGAAGGCATCACCATCGATACCGCGGCGACCTACACGATCACGGGCGTCCAGAGCGGAAAATGCGTCGAAGTGGCTGGAGGCAGCACCGCTGACGCAGCGGCCCTGCAGATCGCCAGCTGCAACGGCTCGACGCGCCAGCAGTTCCGCATGGAATCGGCAGGCGGCGGCTACTATCGCATCCGCAACGTCAACAGCAACCGTTGCATGGACGTCGCCGGCGCCTCCACGAGCGACGGCGCCCGCATCCAGCAATACTCCTGCTGGACCGGGGAAAACCAGCAGTGGTCGTTCACCGACGTCTCCAGCGGCGTCGTGCGCCTCACCGCACGCAACAGCGGCAAGTCCCTCGACGTCTACGGACGCGGCACCGCCGACGGCACCGCCTTGGTCCAATGGGCGTCGAACGGCGGGACCAACCAGCAGTTCCGGATCACACCGGTGGGCTCGGGCAGCAGCAGCAGCAGCGGCACCGGCGGCAGCGGCGGCACCGGCGGCAGCGGGGGCGCCGGCGGCAGCGGCGGAGCCGGAGGAGGAGGCGGCGGCGGCAAGTTCGTCGGTAACATCACCACCGGCGGGCAGGTGCGATCGGATCTGTCCCGATACTGGAACCAGATCAGCCCGGAGAACGAGGGCAAGTGGGGCTCCGTCGAGCCCACGCGGGACGTCATGAACTGGGCCGGCATGGACCGGGTCCGCGATTACGCTCGTCAGAAGGGCATTCCCTACAAGGGCCACACGCTGATCTGGGGCGCCCAGCAGCCGAGCTGGATTGGCGGTCTGTCGCAGAGCGAGCAGCGCGCCGAGGTAGAAGAGTGGATCCAGGCGTTCTGCCAGCGCTACCCGGACGTCGCCATCATCGACGTCGTGAACGAGCCGCCCCCGCACACCACGCCGGTGTACATGAACGCCCTCGGCGGCGCGGGCTCGAGCGGCTACGACTGGATCGTGCAAGCGTTCAAGTGGGCGCGGCAGTACTGCCCGAACGCCAAGCTGCTGCTCAACGACTACAACAACATCGAGTACAGCGGCGACAACCAGAACACGCTCAACATCGTGAATCGGATCCGGGCGGCAGGGGCTCCCATCGATGGCATCGGAGCTCAAGCTCACGACGCGCACAAGCTCAACACCAGCACCGTCAAGGGCTTCCTCGACAAACTCGCCGGCACCGGTCTACCGGTCTACATCACCGAGTACGACATCAACCTGGCGAACGACACGCAGCAGCTCAACGTGATGCAGAGCCAGTTCCCCATGTTCTACGACCATCCGAGCGTGAAAGGCATCACGCTGTGGGGGTACATCAGCGGCCAAACGTGGGTGACCAACTCAGGGCTCATGAGCAGCAGCGGCCAGATGCGGCCCGCCATGTCCTGGCTCATGAGCTA